Genomic DNA from Dioscorea cayenensis subsp. rotundata cultivar TDr96_F1 unplaced genomic scaffold, TDr96_F1_v2_PseudoChromosome.rev07_lg8_w22 25.fasta BLBR01002036.1, whole genome shotgun sequence:
GTCAACAAGCTCCAAACTCCTTCCCTCTGTCCACAACTCCCAAGCCTGTGTCATATTCATAATCAATTAAACAATTGTTATCTTttccaaaagaagaagaaagagaagaagaagaagaagaagaagaagaagaagaaaagagagaaaaagattcATATTGACTCACATATCCAAGGAGATTCACTGTATTATTTGCATGCTGAAAACAAGTGTTCTTCTTGCCACTAACAATCTCAAGAAGCATAACTCCAAAGCTATATATATCTGATTTCACTGAGAAAAGTCCCTCCATAGCATACTCAGGTGCCATATAACCACTGCATGTCAATAATATATACCAGGCTGTATTAGAAGAGTCATTTTGGGAGTTAATCATCAATTATTGAGTGAAAAATTAACTACTTACTAAGTGCCTCACAACCCCTTCTTGTGTTTGCTTGGTTCTCATTCTGTCCAAA
This window encodes:
- the LOC120257353 gene encoding putative cysteine-rich receptor-like protein kinase 20, whose protein sequence is MINSQNDSSNTAWYILLTCSGYMAPEYAMEGLFSVKSDIYSFGVMLLEIVSGKKNTCFQHANNTVNLLGYAWELWTEGRSLELVDPILGDLYPPQEVSRCIHVALLCVQDHAADRPNISAVISMLHNETCLPFPKQPAFYIARDEGPSSDKGDIYTLNNVSFTSMQGR